One Anopheles marshallii chromosome 3, idAnoMarsDA_429_01, whole genome shotgun sequence genomic region harbors:
- the LOC128711784 gene encoding phospholipid scramblase 2-like, with amino-acid sequence MANTPEKIPLEQQQQQQPPANPLYPSIGQDAANPLLPQAAPTYPAAPMTTGPPPPPGYMAVPQNGMPIMTQPGMPMQPVLGQQQVMSWMPMPQGIPNCPPGLEYLTAVDQLLVHQQVELLEAFTGFEMANKYTVKNTFGQNVYWAVEDTSCCNRMCCGPDRPFDIKILDNYQNEVLHLHRDLRCKSCCFPCCLQKLEVSAPPGNVIGTVVQKWSLCRPVFDIRDRNNETVLTIRGPVCQCSPCGDVKFAVFSKDGTEVGKVTKQWTGFVQEHFTDADNFGINFPMDLDVRVKATMLGALFLIDYMYFESGNNKKIRR; translated from the exons ATGGCTAATACCCCCGAAAAGATTCCtctcgagcagcagcagcagcagcaaccgcctGCCAATCCGTTGTATCCTTCCATTGGTCAGGATGCGGCAAACCCTTTGCTTCCACAGGCCGCACCGACCTATCCAGCGGCTCCAATG ACCACGggaccaccacctccacccgGTTACATGGCGGTACCGCAGAACGGAATGCCGATCATGACACAGCCAGGCATGCCGATGCAACCCGTACTCGGCCAGCAGCAAGTTA TGTCTTGGATGCCTATGCCGCAGGGCATACCCAACTGTCCGCCTGGCTTGGAATACCTGACGGCAGTTGATCAGCTGCTCGTGCACCAGCAGGTCGAGCTGCTGGAGGCCTTCACCGGCTTCGAAATGGCGAACAAGTACACCGTGAAGAACACCTTCGGGCAGAACGTGTACTGGGCGGTGGAGGACACCAGCTGCTGTAACCGCATGTGCTGCGGTCCGGATCGTCCGTTCGATATCAAGATCCTGGACAACTACCAGAACGAGGTGTTGCATCTGCACCGCGATCTGCGCTGCAAGTCCTGCTGCTTCCCGTGCTGTCTGCAGAAGCTGGAGGTGTCGGCACCGCCGGGCAACGTGATCGGTACGGTTGTGCAGAAGTGGAGCCTTTGCCGTCCGGTGTTTGACATACGCGATCGCAACAACGAAACGGTGCTGACCATTCGGGGCCCGGTTTGTCAGTGTTCGCCATGTGGCGACGTGAAGTTTGCC GTATTTTCTAAAGATGGTACCGAGGTCGGCAAGGTGACGAAGCAGTGGACCGGGTTCGTGCAGGAACACTTCACCGATGCGGACAACTTTGGCATCAACTTCCCGATGGATTTGGACGTTAGGGTGAAGGCTACCATGCTCGGAGCCCTATTTTTGATT GACTACATGTACTTCGAGAGCGGCAATAACAAGAAGATACGtcgttaa
- the LOC128711785 gene encoding farnesol dehydrogenase-like has translation MDRWTGKVAVVTGASSGIGAATAKALVRAGMVTIGLARRVELIEALKTELPADASGRLHGIRCDVTREEDILAAYRQIEAQHGGVDVQINCAGIARHTIRVLQANNTQDLRDIVNTNLLGLTLCSREAYLSMQKRSVDGHIVHINSIVGHSIPPLNTLNIYPAVKYGITALTETMRQELRFAGTKIKVTSISPGLTRTPINPNSDTYTGPILEPEDIADAILYALGTPPRVQIHELTIKPVGEVE, from the exons ATGGACCGTTGGACAGGCAAGGTAGCCGTTGTGACGGGAGCCAGCTCGGGTATTGGGGCCGCCACTGCAAAAGCACTCGTTCGTGCTGGCATGGTTACGATCGGTTTAGCAAGGCGTGTGGAGCTGATAGAGGCACTCAAAACGGAGCTACCAGCTGATGCGTCCGGGCGACTCCACGGTATACGATGTGATGTCACCAGGGAGGAAGACATTTTGGCCGCATACCGCCAGATAGAGGCCCAGCACGGAGGTGTCGATGTGCAGATCAATTGTGCTGGAATAGCGAGACATACCATACGCGTACTGCAGGCAAACAATACGCAAGATCTCCGTGATATAGTGAACACCAATCTGCTCGGATTGACTCTGTGCAGTCGAGAGGCGTATTTATCGATGCAGAAACGTTCGGTCGATGGCCATATCGTGCACATCAATAGCATTGTCGGGCATTCAATACCACCGTTGAACACGCTTAACATCTATCCGGCTGTTAAGTACGGTATTACCGCACTCACGGAAACGATGCGCCAGGAGTTACGGTTTGCTGGCACAAAAATTAAAGTTACG AGCATTAGTCCAGGACTTACGCGAACTCCGATCAATCCCAACAGTGATACATACACGGGACCCATTCTCGAACCGGAAGATATTGCGGATGCGATCCTATATGCGCTCGGAACTCCGCCAAGAGTGCAGATACACGAGCTGACAATCAAACCAGTTGGTGAAGTAGAATAG
- the LOC128713043 gene encoding farnesol dehydrogenase-like, whose amino-acid sequence MDRWVGKVAIVTGASSGIGAATVQALARAGMVVVGLARRVQRVEELKQTLPPEVGSRIHAYRCDVTSEDSIVNAFGTVDRQLGGVDVLINNAGVSKLTCTLLTPGNADDLRTVMDTNVMGLVLCSREAFQSMKRRQTAGHIVNINSILGHKYIGFPNLNIYGASKYAVTAITETLRNDLRNEGTKVKVTSISPGIVRTEMVPEGKQFENTPMLEAEDIVGAILYALATPPHVQVHEVIIKPVGELD is encoded by the exons ATGGATCGATGGGTAGGAAAAGTGGCGATCGTAACTGGTGCTAGCTCCGGCATCGGTGCCGCCACCGTGCAGGCTCTTGCCCGGGCCGGCATGGTTGTGGTAGGTCTGGCACGTCGCGTTCAGCGTGTAGAGGAGCTGAAGCAAACACTACCACCGGAAGTTGGAAGCCGCATTCACGCGTACCGGTGCGATGTGACCAGCGAAGACTCGATAGTGAACGCTTTCGGGACTGTCGATCGCCAGCTCGGTGGGGTGGATGTGTTGATCAACAATGCAGGCGTGTCGAAGCTAACCTGCACACTGCTAACACCCGGCAACGCAGACGATTTGCGCACTGTGATGGACACGAACGTGATGGGGCTGGTGCTGTGCAGCCGCGAAGCGTTCCAATCGATGAAACGCCGCCAGACCGCCGGTCATATAGTGAACATTAACAGCATTCTCGGCCACAAGTACATCGGGTTTCCCAACCTCAACATCTACGGTGCATCCAAGTATGCGGTAACGGCGATAACGGAAACGTTGCGAAATGATCTGCGCAACGAAGGCACCAAGGTGAAGGTTACG AGCATCAGTCCCGGGATAGTGCGAACAGAGATGGTGCCAGAGGGCAAACAGTTCGAAAATACGCCCATGCTGGAAGCGGAGGACATTGTGGGAGCGATACTGTATGCGTTGGCCACTCCTCCTCATGTGCAGGTGCACGAGGTTATCATCAAGCCGGTGGGCGAGCTGGATTAA